Sequence from the Phyllostomus discolor isolate MPI-MPIP mPhyDis1 chromosome Y, mPhyDis1.pri.v3, whole genome shotgun sequence genome:
AACGTTTGCAGGTGTCAAACGCCTTCCCCCAGGGGGCGACACCATCCTTGTGTGAGGCCAGGAACCACCCTTCCAGACTTAAGAGGCTGGGGGGTGGACAGCTACGGGCTGTGCGGGTGGGGGCTTGTAGCGCCAGCAgcctgggggtgtgggagggtgAGAGGTGACACCCCAGGGTAGAGTGGGGATGGGAGGCTCGGAGGGCCCCCTCAGGGTTGGGCTGTTGCTGGGGTTTATCCGTGCCCCTGGGGGCTCTCAGGGCTCTGGGGCCTGGTGCGTGCAAGGAGAGCAGGCCGTGAGGCAGTCCCTGCGGAGGGGAACAGGGGGCTGGCCTGCGTTGCTGACCTTTTGCAGCAATGCCTGGCCGCTGGCTGGCACCGCCGGGGCGGGTTTCATCACAACTGCAAAGGTCAGGTACCCGCCCGGGGCTCCAGGGGGCTGTCCCTTCAGACTGTCAGGACGTgagtgggagggaaggtgggagccCAGGAGGACAAGGACCGAGTCTGGGACGCAGGTACAGCAGCCTAAGAGCAGGAACACTGGTTTCAGACAAAGATGACTCATACGAGCGATGGGGTCATCGGCCTCGAAGGGTAAAGGGTTCTCCAGGGGAGGGTGACCACACTGAGTGACGAAAGGTTGCGGGAGATGCACAGCATTGtggggcagaggcctggggacGGGGCCATTGCTGACCACGGCTGAGGGGTTCCGGGcaggggggtggagagggaaaaCGGGAAGAAGGGGTACGGCCCATGAGAAGGGGCCTTTGCTCTCATCCCCGGAGAGCCGGGTGCAGGGGCCCTGCGCAGGGAGGGCCTCGCCGGGGTCCCCTGCCACCTTCCTTGGGGTAGTGACCCTCGTGTGAAGCAGTGGGTGACGCCTCTGCCGGCGAGCGTCGGGTAAAGAGCCGTGACCTTATTCTCCGTGACATAAGTGAGCCACCTCCTCCACACGATCTGTAGCACCAGGCAGCGGAAGACTAGTGCagtgcacggggggggggggagggttctGCGTGACACCATGAGACCTTGCTCGGAGGAACACGCCCACCTGGTGAGCTTTGCCTTTACTGCAGAGCCTGGGTGTGTTTGATCGCCAAGGCCCCTGATGGTGCTGCATCTCCCGGAGGCAGGATGTTCGCTGCCCCTGTTTGGCTGACCGAGGTGGTGGTCTGGTCACGTGgccgggggtgggaggcagggccccaggcagcccagcGGCAGGGAGGGTGAACCGCGGCCCGTGGGATCATGCTTGTAGGAGAGGCCCCTTGGCGGTGGGGTTCCCGGGGTGCCGCGCCGTGCCAACAGTGCCGAGAAAGGCTGGAAGGGTCCTGCCCCGTGGGATCGCCCTGGTCTGTGCTGCCCCTAGAGCTGCTCATCCCCTCTCCTTTGCCCGAAGGACGCAGATCGGAAAGTAAAAGGGGTCAGAGCCCCCGTGGGGATGCCTGGGGCCCCGTCCAGTGCACCCCTGGTcacccccagggtggggggtCTTGCCCCCAGCCAAGTGGGCTGCCTGTTGGCAGAAGACTTGTGCTCGGGCCAGACCTCCAGCCGTGGGGTCCCCCTTACGCTCTTTGAGGGACAGCATTGCAGGTTCCCGATCGATCGCTGCCAGTGGACCCCCTGTGTCGCCTCCCCGCTCTCTgagctcctcctcccctgccccaccccagctgtcGCCCTTTCAGAAACAGGCGTCGTGTGTGCACACAGGGACCGGGCGGGAACCCTCCTCACCGTCCCCCCAGCGTGCGTGTTCATCCCCGCCGTGCACGGCCCTGGGAACACCTAAGCGTGGCCTGCATCAGCAGCTTGCCGTGCTGCAGGGGATCAGTGCAGGTGCGGGCGGGCTCCGGTGGTGGTGGAGCAGCACCCCCTAGCTTTTCAGTAAGACGCGCGCAGGCCACACCAACGGGCCCAGAGCAGCCTCGTTTTCTTCGGACGCTGGGCCGTGCGATGCCGGTACCCGGCACTGTGCAGCCCCTGTGTTTTCAGCTGCACgcggcccagggccctgggcaccaGGACGCTCACGCACGGAGCTTCCGGAGGATGGGTGGGGGCGCCGGAGAAAGTCCGGCGCGGGAGGCCTGTGTGGGGAGCGTGAAGCCGGGGTGGACTCTGCCCTCTGTGTGCTGTTAATGGCCTTGAGAAGGCTCCACCCCGAAGCCGGGCGTCCTGCGGCCGCGCTGTCCGCCTGCCGCCCGGGCCTCACCACCCGCCTTCTCTGTCCCGCCGCAGGTTTTTCCCACTCAGCGTTCACGTTCGGGATCgagagccacatcagccagtcCAACATCAACGGGACGCTCGTGCCGCCCGCCGCCCTCATCTCCATCCTGCAGAAGGGGCTGCAGTATGTGGAGGCCGAGATCAGCATCAACGAGGTGCGTGCATGCGTGCGCGCCCAGGTGGGCGGAGACTCCAGGCCCCGTGCGTCCGTTCGCTCGTAGCCCCTCCCTCTTCTTACCCGGGGCCCAGTGGGAAGTGGGGCCAATTTTACAGCAGCGAGTGAGCACCTGTGTACCCCAATGCCCCACATCGCTGGGTCCCCCGCGGAGGACCGTCATGCATCACCCGTCTTGCGCTGACGCATCTCCCACGCCGCCCGCCGCACACGCCCCggccctgcctggggctcccGCGCGCCCGCCGCTCCGTGCCCGTCCGCCGGCAGTGCGGAAGTGCCGTGCCGGGAGCTGCAGGCTGACGGCCGTACCCCGGCTCTCCCCGCAGGATGGCACCGTCTTTGACGGCCGTCCCATAGAGTCCCTGTCCCTGATCGACGCGGTGATGCCCGACGTGGTGCAGACGCGGCAGCAGGCTTTCCGGGAGAAGCTCGCTCAGCAGCAGGCcagcgcggcggcggcggcggcggcagcagccacAGCGGCCACGGCAGCCACAGCGACGCCTGCAGGTGTTTCCCAGCCCAACCCACCAAAGAACGGAGAGGCCACGGTCAACGGGGACGAGAACGGAGCCCACGCCCTAAGTGAGTGCGGGCCCGGGGCCTGGCGTGCCTTCTCGCTGCCGTGGGATTGCAGCACCCGCCTCCTGCACGTTGCCTCCGGGTCTCCTCCTCATGTTGCCACCCCCATCGGCCACAAGGGCTTCACGCCCTCCTCATCTTTCATTGGAGCTTTAGGCACCACCTCCTGgcctcacaccccaccccccatcttaGGAAGGGGCGCCACTCGAGAACTCGCTGCGTGTGGCAAGGAGACGCACCCCGGGATCGCCCTGGACCTTTTGGGTCCTGCCGTGGAGACCCCGTCCCATCACGCAGCCTTCCGTGTGGGGGTTCTCCACCAAGTCCTGGCGTAACAGCCGAGCTCCTGGTGGCGGAGGGGACGCCAGGCCCAGAGAGCCGGCGCTGTCATACTCGCTCTTGGCAAACCCCCGAGAGCTTCGTCCCTGGGAGGCGGTGGCCCGGAAGCACCTGGCAGATGGGTCGCAGAGCCCGGGTGTTTGCCCAGAGAACCCGTCTGCACCGTCCCGTGCTGCTCGTAAATCCAGAGAGATGGCTTCGGGTCTGAGtgctgtgcatgtgtgaacaagtGTGCACGAATGTGCGTACATGTGCAAATGCAAGTGTGTCGCATGTGAAGGCGCACATGCCCGTGTGTGTGGCATGCTCACACATATATCATGCACATGTGCACGTCTGCTGTGTGTGCGTATTGGGCCCGTGGGTGTATGTATGTGGTgcacctggtgtgtgtgtgtgcacgtgagcgtgcacgtgtgtgcacacgaCACCTGACAAAGGGGCTCCCAGGTGAAAGTCCTCATCCCGCCGAGGGCACGGGAGCCTTGGGCTGGCTGTCGCAGCCTGGGCCCCCTCTGGTCCCGGGGGTGGTTAGGCAGTGGCCCGCCCCTCCTTGGAAAGAGTACGTAACTACCTCCGTTGCTCTGCCGACGGGGAAATAAACATCACCCACGGGGCGGGGGCAGCCAGAGCAGGTGGACAATTGTTAAGTGTGGGAAGTGATACAGCAATATAAAAACTAGCACGAGAACAGGCTGTTTTGAGGAGTCACCCCTGCAGACCGGCCACACCCCTGCCCGCACTCACTGCGTAAGGGGGCGTGTTTGCGGGCCTGCAGCAGCCGCGGGTGAGCCGTGCTCCCCAGAAGGCAGTGACACCCCAGACGCAGAGTCGCTGTCCATGACACCCAGCTGCCCGGCTGAGGCCGTGCCCGGGGTCCGCGAGCCACCACGGGTCTGCCCCTGTTCCCGCCCCCAGATAATCACTCCAAACCGATGGAAATAGACGGGGACGTGGAGATCCCGCCCAGCAAAGCCACGGTGCTCCGGGGCCACGAGTCCGAGGTCTTCATCTGTGCCTGGAACCCCGTCAGCGACCTGCTGGCCTCCGGGTAAGCACatcgggtgggggtggggggtctgccTCCCGGAGCACGCGCTCCCTCTcgcctgtgggtgggggggcctggggcgCCCCGTGCTGCCCCCCTGTGGGTGTTTCCAGCTGCCACCAAACCGTGGAGACGCCCCCATGCTGGGGGCCACTGCCAGCCTCGGGCAAGACTCTGTGCAGCAAagacacgggggcggggggggggggcgtgacgCTGCCACGCATGGGATCACACTGATGGCAGGCCCGTCCCCCGGGGTCTGTCACTGTGCCCCATGCCAGAGCACGCCGTGGCCTGGAAACATGAGCTGGCCTCTGACCGTAGGCCGCAGGCCCTGAGACAGGCCGCACAGCGGGACCATAGAACAGGATAGAGCGTGTacttggggggtgaggggggagccGGAGGCTGAGCGGGGCGGGCCGCACCCCGCAGGTCCGGGGACTCGACGGCGCGTATCTGGAACCTGAACGAGAACAGCAACGGGGCGTCCACACAGCTGGTGCTGCGGCACTGCATCCGGGAGGGCGGCCACGACGTCCCCAGCAACAAGGACGTGACCTCGCTGGACTGGAACGTGAGTGCGGGCCGCCTCCCCGTCGCGGCCCCTGTCCCGTGTCCCGTGGGCTGCTTCCCTGGGCGCCCACCGGGTGGCGCTGGGCAGACAGCGGGTGGGTGTTCCGGGGGGCCCCTCGCGTCCAGCGCAGGTGAGGAGAGCCGGCTTTGCACGGCAGCAGTTCAGCCGTGCGTGCTGGGGACACGTGCCCGTGGGGACCCACCGCTCTCTGTTCCTCCTGGCGACCGCCCCGCTCTTCGCAGCGTCTGTGCGTGCTCCTTCATCTCATCGCACGCTCGCTTGTCTTCTGGACACACAcgctgtgtgtgttgggggctcGGCAAAGCCTCCAGGGTCCCGTTAGGACTTCCCGAGCGGTGGTCTTAATTACGGCGCGGAGCGAACGGGGGCAGGCGCGTGTTttgcctgctccccactccccgaGGCTGTGACGCCTTGCGTTTTAATTGCCGAGGTGTGCAGGATGGGCTTGATCAGTCTCGGAACTGGGGACCGAGGATGGGGGGAAGAATatcccggggggagggggggggcgtgTCTCGCTGCCTCGTCAGCACTGCCCCTGCTGAGCTGTGTCGCTGGCTCCTTTCTGGCCCGCAGAGCGAGGGGACGCTGTTGGCCACGGGCTCCTACGACGGCTTCGCGAGGATATGGACGGAGGACGGTGAGCCGCCCGCgccctggggctggcaggggggTCGAGGCAGAAGGGCTGGGGCGCGGGGCCGGGGAGTGGATGCCCTGCAACTCGGGGCTCACCGTGCCTGTGGTCTGCGTGCACTGCAGGGAACCTGGCCAGCACCCTGGGGCAGCACAAGGGGCCCATCTTCGCCTTGAAGTGGAACAAGAAGGGGAACTACATTTTGAGCGCTGGCGTGGACAAGGTGAGTGGTATTGCCTGGAAACACCTCCCTGGTCGCTGGGTGCTCACTGGTTTTGACTCTCCGGAGAACATCGAGGTTTCTTGAGCCCTGaggctttctgctgctgcttAGGAAACCAGGGCGACTTGCCTGGAGGGTGCTGGTTCTGCTGTTCGTTGGCAGCACGCCGTGTCTCATTACGTTAGACCGCCCTGCCGACCTTCTTGGTGCACGGCGCCCCCAGCGCTTGAGGCGCGGTGGGATCAGGGCGTGCCAGCCAGCACTCACCGCTCCGTTGCAGCGTTCCGGAGAGCTCCTGCAGCCCTCACGTCCTCGTCGCCCGGGGCTGTCCgttctgtttgtttctgcttttctgtgtggttgtggATTCCGAGCATCCGGCGACGAGCCACTTGGTCAGTGAAAGTGCACGCCTGGAATTTTGTTCGTCTTTGCCCCTCACGCCGTCTGCCTTTATCGGTTAGCTGCAGCAGAGTGATATGAATCTTCTAGAAACTAACGCCCGGAAAGGGAACGTGACTTGCAGGGGTGCTGG
This genomic interval carries:
- the TBL1X gene encoding F-box-like/WD repeat-containing protein TBL1X, which produces MSITSDEVNFLVYRYLQESGFSHSAFTFGIESHISQSNINGTLVPPAALISILQKGLQYVEAEISINEDGTVFDGRPIESLSLIDAVMPDVVQTRQQAFREKLAQQQASAAAAAAAAATAATAATATPAGVSQPNPPKNGEATVNGDENGAHALNNHSKPMEIDGDVEIPPSKATVLRGHESEVFICAWNPVSDLLASGSGDSTARIWNLNENSNGASTQLVLRHCIREGGHDVPSNKDVTSLDWNSEGTLLATGSYDGFARIWTEDGNLASTLGQHKGPIFALKWNKKGNYILSAGVDKTTIIWDAHTGEAKQQFPFHSAPALDVDWQNNTTFASCSTDMCIHVCRLSCDRPVKTFQGHTNEVNAIKWDPSGMLLASCSDDMTLKIWSMKQDACVHDLQAHSKEIYTIKWSPTGPATSNPGANIMLASASFDSTVRLWDVERGVCVHTLTKHQEPVYSVAFSPDGKYLASGSFDKCVHIWNTQSGSLVHSYRGTGGIFEVCWNARGDKVGASASDGSVCVLDLRK